Proteins found in one Lagopus muta isolate bLagMut1 chromosome 18, bLagMut1 primary, whole genome shotgun sequence genomic segment:
- the SMIM5 gene encoding small integral membrane protein 5: MSSEAFLKEMQTIGEKLLLKLQKLPKADPVEIVSFCVVLLFIVTVLVLMIIACSCCCYSCCSCNEGPDHRRRKAQIRPTAHP, encoded by the exons ATGTCTTCTGAAgcctttctgaaggaaatgcaAACCATTGGTGAGAAACTTCTCCTTAAGCTCCAAAAACTGCCCAAGGCTGACCCTGTGGAGATCGTGTCCTTCTGTGTGGTGCTCCTGTTTATTG tAACTGTTCTCGTGCTGATGATCATtgcttgcagctgctgctgttacagCTGCTGTAGCTGCAATGAGGGTCCTGACCACAGACGTAGGAAGGCCCAAATCCGCCCGACTGCCCATCCATGA